CTCTTCTCGTCCGCCTACATCGGTGCGCGGGGCGGGTTTGTCATAGTGACCGCCGACGACCCCGGGCTCCACTCCTCGCAGAACGAACAGGACAACCGCTACTACGGCCTGATGGCCAAGATTCCCGTCCTCTGCCCGTCCGACTCGCAGGAGGCAAAGGACTTCACCCGTCGTGCGTTCGACATTTCCGAGCAGTTCGATATACCGGTCCTGTTGCGCATGACCACCCGCAGCGCCCATTCGTCGAGCGTCGTCGAGCTGGGCGAGCGCCTGCCCCGTCCGGTCAAAGGCTACGAAAAACAGATTACGAGAAACATGGTCCTGCCCGCATTCGCCAAGACGCGTCACGTCGACCTCGAACAGCGGCTGGACCGGGTCCGGGCATGGAACGAGGAATGCGACCTCAACCGGATGGAGCAGGGCTCGCGGCAGATGGGAATCGTCTGTGACGGGGTCTCCTACCAGTACGCCCGCGAGGTCTTCCCTGATGCGTCTTTCCTCAAACTCGGCATGGTCTGGCCATTCCCTCGCGAACTCGTCCGCCGCTTCGCCGCGACCGTAGACGAGCTCGTCGTCATCGAAGAGACGGACCCATTCATCGAGACCCAAATCCGCGCGCTCAACCCGTCATCCGTCACCGGTCTCCCGTCAAAGATAACCGGCAAAGACAAGCTACCCCGTACCGACGAACTCAGCCCCCGCGTCCTCCGCTCCTCCCTCGCGAAGGAAAGTGCGAACGCCGACGTGCAAACGCCGAATTCCGGAGCCGGACGTTCGGAGTTCGTCGCTCGGCGTCCGACGTTGCCCTCCCCGTCCTCCATTCCGCAGCATTCGTCATTCGACGCTCGGCGTTCGACATTGCCTGTGCAGGGTCTTCCCTCCCGCCCTCCCGCCCTCTGCCCGGGCTGCCCGCACACCGGCATCTTCTGGGGGCTGCAGAAGCAGAAACTAATCATTGGCGGCGACATCGGCTGCTACACCCTCGGCGGGCTGCCGCCGCACAGCGCCATGGACACCTGCATCGACATGGGCGCGTCCATCACCGTCGCCCACGGCTTCGACAAGGCGCTCGGCACCGCTGACCCGCGCCGGCGCGTCGCGTTCATCGGCGACTCCACCTTCTTCCACTCCGGCATCACCGGCCTTGTCAACACGGTCTACAACCAGTCGAACGTCATCACCATTATCAGCGACAACCGTACCACCGGCATGACCGGGCACCAGAACCACCCCGGAACCGGCGAAACCCTGATGGGCTCGTTCGGCCCCGTCATCAAACCCGAGGACGTAGCGAGAGCCTGCGGGGTCAAGAACGTGGTCGTCGTCGACCCTTACAAGGTCAAAGAAACCCGCAAAGTCGTACGCGAGTTGCTGGCCAAGAACGAACCCGCGGTCATTATCAACCGGAGAGCCTGCGCCCTGCACATCCGGCTCCACAACCCGCCGTTCGTAGTCGACACGGAAAAGTGCACCGGCTGCAAGACGTGCATCAGCCTCGGCTGCCCGGCGCTGTCCTTCAGCGAGGCGCGGGACATGACCGAAACGTCCGACGTTTCGGATCGTGTCCCAAGCCGACCCAGCCGTGGCAAGGCGTGCATTGAGGAAACCATCTGCGTCGGCTGCGGCATGTGCGCCGACGTCTGCCCGCAGGAAGCCATCAGCCAAAGTGCGAATGCCGAAGTGCAAACGCCAAAGTCCGAAGTTCGGCGTTCGGCGTTCGGAGATCGGAGTTCATCGTGAATCTCTTGGTCTGCGGCGTCGGCAGCCAGCGCTCCGTTTCGTGTCTTTCGTGCCTTCGTGGCTCAAATTCCTCGTTCTGCTCCGAACCCCATCAGTGTCCATCTGCGTTCATCTGTGGTTTCGCTCTGTCCGTTTCGTGTCTTTCGTGCTTTCGTGGCTTAGATCGGAGTCCCTCATGAACATTCTCGTCTGCGGTGTCGGCGGTCAGGGCGTGCTGCTCTTCTCCAACATCGTCTCGGAACTGGCATTGACCGCCGGGCTCGACGTCAAGAAGTCGGAAGTCCACGGCATGGCTCAGCGCGGCGGCTCGGTCACCAGCCACATCCGCTACGCGCCAAAGGTAGCGTCGCCGCTTATCGAAGAAGGAACCGCGGACATCATCGTGGCCTTCGAGATGATGGAAGCGCTCCGCTACATCCACTTCCTGCGCCCGGACGGAAAACTCATCTACGACTCGCACCGCATCGACCCACTCCCGGTCTCAACCGGCGTGGTCGAACGCCCGACCGATGAGAAACTCAACCAACTCCTGACCGAGAGCATGGAAAAAACGGGGACTGTCCACGGAAAACAGGGACTGTCCCGCGCTGAGTCCGTCGCAAGCGATCCGGGGGACTGTCCCTCGTTTTCCGCACGGTCAGTCTGCGTGCCGGCGTTCGCCGCCGCCCTCAAACTCGGCAACGCCCGTGTGCAGAACGTAGTGATGCTCGGGGCCATATCCACCTTCCTTGAGTTCCCGGAAGAGGCCTACCACCAGGCCATCACGAACCGCGTGAAGCCCAAGGTGGTCGACCTCAACCTCAAGGCCTTTGCCGAAGGCCGCGCGCTCTGCGGCCGCGCGT
The DNA window shown above is from bacterium and carries:
- a CDS encoding indolepyruvate oxidoreductase subunit beta; the encoded protein is MNILVCGVGGQGVLLFSNIVSELALTAGLDVKKSEVHGMAQRGGSVTSHIRYAPKVASPLIEEGTADIIVAFEMMEALRYIHFLRPDGKLIYDSHRIDPLPVSTGVVERPTDEKLNQLLTESMEKTGTVHGKQGLSRAESVASDPGDCPSFSARSVCVPAFAAALKLGNARVQNVVMLGAISTFLEFPEEAYHQAITNRVKPKVVDLNLKAFAEGRALCGRA
- a CDS encoding thiamine pyrophosphate-dependent enzyme, translating into MTRKLLSGDEAIARGAWEAGCHVAAAYPGTPSTEILESLSTYKDVYCEWSTNEKVALEVALGASIAGARSLAAMKHVGLNVAADPLFSSAYIGARGGFVIVTADDPGLHSSQNEQDNRYYGLMAKIPVLCPSDSQEAKDFTRRAFDISEQFDIPVLLRMTTRSAHSSSVVELGERLPRPVKGYEKQITRNMVLPAFAKTRHVDLEQRLDRVRAWNEECDLNRMEQGSRQMGIVCDGVSYQYAREVFPDASFLKLGMVWPFPRELVRRFAATVDELVVIEETDPFIETQIRALNPSSVTGLPSKITGKDKLPRTDELSPRVLRSSLAKESANADVQTPNSGAGRSEFVARRPTLPSPSSIPQHSSFDARRSTLPVQGLPSRPPALCPGCPHTGIFWGLQKQKLIIGGDIGCYTLGGLPPHSAMDTCIDMGASITVAHGFDKALGTADPRRRVAFIGDSTFFHSGITGLVNTVYNQSNVITIISDNRTTGMTGHQNHPGTGETLMGSFGPVIKPEDVARACGVKNVVVVDPYKVKETRKVVRELLAKNEPAVIINRRACALHIRLHNPPFVVDTEKCTGCKTCISLGCPALSFSEARDMTETSDVSDRVPSRPSRGKACIEETICVGCGMCADVCPQEAISQSANAEVQTPKSEVRRSAFGDRSSS